In Streptococcus oralis, a single window of DNA contains:
- a CDS encoding transporter substrate-binding domain-containing protein, with amino-acid sequence MKKKFFLSALLISLFGLAAAKPVQADTSVADIQKRGELVVGVKQDVPNFGYKDPKTGTYSGIETDLAKMIADELKVKVRYVPVTAQTRGPLLDNEQVDMDIATFTITDERKKLYNFTSPYYTDASGFLVNKSANIKSIEDLNGKTIGVAQGSITQRLITELGKKKGLTFKFVELGSYPELITSLHAHRIDAFSVDRSILSGYISKRTELLNDSFKPSDYGIVTKKSNTELNNYLDTLVTKWSKDGSLQKLYDRYKLKPSSHTAD; translated from the coding sequence ATGAAAAAGAAATTCTTTTTATCAGCATTATTAATTAGCCTTTTCGGTCTTGCTGCTGCCAAACCAGTTCAGGCTGATACCAGTGTCGCAGACATTCAAAAAAGAGGCGAACTAGTTGTCGGTGTCAAACAAGACGTTCCTAATTTTGGCTACAAGGACCCCAAGACCGGTACTTATTCTGGTATCGAAACTGACTTAGCCAAGATGATTGCAGACGAACTCAAGGTCAAGGTTCGCTACGTTCCTGTTACCGCTCAAACCCGCGGTCCACTACTAGACAACGAACAGGTCGACATGGATATCGCAACCTTCACCATCACAGATGAACGTAAAAAACTATACAACTTCACCAGTCCCTACTATACGGACGCTTCTGGCTTTTTGGTCAATAAATCCGCCAACATCAAAAGCATTGAGGACCTAAACGGTAAAACTATTGGGGTTGCCCAAGGCTCCATCACCCAGCGCTTGATTACTGAATTGGGTAAAAAGAAAGGTCTAACCTTTAAATTCGTTGAGCTTGGTTCTTACCCAGAATTGATTACTTCCCTTCACGCTCACCGTATTGATGCCTTTTCTGTGGACCGCTCTATCCTGTCTGGCTACATCAGCAAACGGACAGAACTACTAAATGATAGTTTCAAACCATCTGACTACGGTATCGTCACCAAGAAATCAAATACCGAGCTAAACAACTATCTTGATACCTTGGTCACTAAATGGAGCAAGGATGGTAGTTTGCAGAAACTTTATGACCGTTACAAGCTCAAACCATCTAGCCATACCGCAGATTAA
- a CDS encoding amino acid ABC transporter permease → MTDLSSWTAYFQDFGQFFNGFLFTLALAVGSFILAMVLGIFFGAMSTSKRPFLRALARIFVEFYQNTPLLVQFVIVFYGLPLISEHTIMIPIYWTAVLCVGLYHGAYIAEVIRSGIQSIPSGQMEAALSQGFTYISAMRLIILPQAFRIILPPLTNQIVNLIKNTSTVAIISGVDLMFVTKSWSALNGNYIPAFLGAALLYFALCFPVAQFGRKMEQANKKAYSL, encoded by the coding sequence ATGACAGATTTATCATCTTGGACAGCCTATTTTCAGGATTTTGGACAATTTTTCAATGGTTTCCTCTTCACCCTTGCCCTAGCGGTTGGTTCCTTTATCCTCGCCATGGTTTTGGGCATCTTCTTTGGAGCCATGTCAACCAGCAAACGCCCATTCTTGCGTGCTTTAGCTCGCATCTTTGTGGAATTTTATCAAAATACTCCCCTCTTGGTGCAGTTTGTCATCGTCTTTTATGGTTTGCCTCTTATCAGTGAACACACCATCATGATTCCGATTTATTGGACAGCTGTACTTTGTGTGGGACTCTATCACGGCGCCTATATCGCTGAGGTAATTCGTTCAGGGATTCAGTCTATTCCTAGCGGTCAGATGGAGGCCGCCTTGTCGCAAGGTTTTACCTATATCAGTGCCATGCGCTTGATTATCTTGCCTCAAGCCTTCCGTATCATTCTCCCTCCATTGACCAACCAAATTGTTAACCTCATCAAGAACACCTCTACCGTAGCTATCATCTCTGGAGTAGACTTGATGTTTGTGACTAAGTCTTGGTCGGCTCTCAACGGAAACTATATCCCAGCCTTTTTAGGCGCTGCACTTCTCTACTTTGCTCTATGCTTCCCTGTTGCCCAGTTTGGTCGCAAGATGGAGCAAGCCAATAAAAAAGCCTATTCACTTTAG
- a CDS encoding DUF2695 domain-containing protein — protein MDKQKKKRLRADYKKQERQKFEESLPLSRELFFDLFDFLDVELEYQACQDDFLLTRTFLEEHNVDVETVRDFLEANGAYCDCEVLFNVAERFEE, from the coding sequence ATGGATAAGCAGAAGAAAAAGAGATTACGAGCGGACTATAAAAAGCAAGAAAGACAAAAATTCGAAGAAAGTTTGCCCCTGTCAAGGGAGCTCTTTTTTGACTTGTTTGACTTTTTGGATGTAGAGCTTGAATATCAAGCTTGTCAGGATGATTTTTTATTAACACGAACATTTCTAGAAGAGCACAATGTGGATGTCGAAACAGTTAGAGACTTTTTAGAAGCAAATGGAGCCTACTGTGACTGCGAAGTGCTATTCAATGTCGCGGAAAGATTTGAAGAGTGA
- a CDS encoding amino acid ABC transporter permease, translating to MESILEVLTPDNLIFIFKGFGLTLYISLIAIVLSTLIGTVLAVMRNGKNPVLRIISSIYIEFVRNVPNLLWIFTIFLVFKMKSTPAGITAFTLFTSAALAEIIRGGLNAVDKGQYEAGMSQGFTSAQILYYIILPQAIRKMLPAIISQFVTVIKDTSLLYSVIALQELFGASQILMGRYFEPEQVFSLYILIALIYFIFNFAISSLSHKLAKHWQQAAE from the coding sequence ATGGAATCTATTTTAGAAGTTTTGACCCCAGATAACCTAATCTTTATCTTTAAAGGATTTGGCTTAACCCTCTACATTTCTCTGATTGCTATCGTCCTCTCGACCCTTATCGGAACAGTGCTAGCCGTCATGAGAAATGGGAAAAATCCTGTCTTACGGATCATCTCCAGCATTTATATCGAGTTTGTACGTAACGTTCCCAACCTCCTCTGGATTTTCACCATCTTTTTGGTGTTTAAGATGAAGTCCACACCAGCTGGTATTACAGCCTTTACCCTCTTTACCTCAGCAGCCCTGGCTGAGATTATCCGAGGCGGCCTCAATGCCGTGGACAAGGGCCAGTACGAAGCAGGAATGTCGCAAGGATTCACCTCTGCGCAAATCCTCTACTACATCATTCTCCCACAAGCGATTCGCAAAATGCTGCCAGCTATCATTTCTCAGTTTGTAACTGTGATTAAGGATACCAGTCTTCTCTACTCTGTTATCGCCCTACAAGAACTCTTTGGCGCCAGCCAAATTCTCATGGGACGCTATTTCGAACCAGAGCAGGTCTTCAGTCTTTATATCCTGATTGCCTTGATTTATTTTATTTTTAACTTTGCCATTTCCAGCCTTTCTCATAAGCTAGCAAAACATTGGCAACAAGCCGCAGAATAA
- a CDS encoding DUF4037 domain-containing protein, producing the protein MIHELCKEFSQLEQVEAIALGGSRAGQAYDQNSDYDVYVYLNSPIDEANRLKILSKYCSYMEIGNQFWELEDDCVLNNGIEIELIYHSMESFEQELNSTVFQHKAQNAYTTCMWHNLLHSKILYDPNGHYASLQRTYQIPYPQELKMHIIERQLLLLEQAMPAFSHQIEKAIKRQDLLSMNHRTSEFFASYFDLLFALNEQTHPGEKRMLEYAKAHCTLLPKQFEETIRKYFQLLYQPQQGEQAIVTLQTILNQLKAILP; encoded by the coding sequence ATGATCCACGAACTTTGCAAAGAATTCTCTCAACTGGAACAAGTAGAAGCTATTGCTCTTGGTGGTTCTCGTGCAGGACAAGCCTACGATCAAAACTCTGATTATGACGTTTATGTCTATCTCAACTCTCCTATTGATGAGGCGAATCGCCTAAAAATTTTGAGTAAATACTGCTCCTATATGGAAATTGGAAACCAGTTTTGGGAGTTAGAGGACGACTGTGTACTAAACAACGGTATCGAAATCGAGTTGATTTATCATTCGATGGAGTCGTTTGAACAGGAATTGAACTCAACCGTTTTTCAACACAAAGCTCAAAATGCTTATACAACTTGCATGTGGCATAATCTACTCCACAGCAAGATTCTATATGACCCGAATGGACACTATGCTTCTCTCCAAAGAACCTACCAGATTCCCTATCCACAGGAACTCAAAATGCATATCATCGAAAGGCAACTCCTTTTGCTAGAACAAGCCATGCCTGCCTTCTCTCACCAAATAGAAAAAGCTATCAAACGCCAAGATCTTCTCAGTATGAATCATCGTACGAGTGAGTTTTTTGCTTCCTACTTTGACTTGTTATTTGCGCTCAATGAGCAAACCCATCCTGGTGAAAAACGGATGCTGGAGTATGCAAAGGCCCATTGTACACTCCTCCCTAAGCAATTTGAAGAAACTATTCGCAAGTATTTCCAACTACTCTACCAACCACAACAAGGAGAACAAGCGATCGTAACCTTACAAACCATTCTGAACCAACTAAAGGCCATTTTGCCATGA
- the recJ gene encoding single-stranded-DNA-specific exonuclease RecJ has translation MITPTYEWQFAPQVEDADFTKIAKKAGLGPEVARLLFERGIQDEESLKKFLEPSLEDLHDPYLLHDMDKAVKRIRQAIEEGENILIYGDYDADGMTSASIMKESLEQLGAECRVYLPNRFTDGYGPNASVYKYFIEQEGISLIVTVDNGVAGHEAIELAQSMGVDVIVTDHHSMPETLPDAYAIVHPEHPDAAYPFKQLAGCGVAFKLACALLEEVQVELLDLVAIGTVADMVSLTDENRILVQYGLEMLGHTQRIGLQEMLDMAGIAANEVTEETVGFQIAPRLNALGRLDDPNPAIDLLTGFDDEEAHEIALMIHQKNEERKEIVQSIYEEAKIMVDPEKKVQVLAKEGWNPGVLGIVAGRLLEELGQTVIVLNIEDGRAKGSARSVEAVDIFEALDPHRDLFIAFGGHAGAAGMTLEVEKLSDLSQVLEDYIREKGADAVGKNKLNLDEELDLETLSLETVKNFERLAPFGMDNQKPVFYIKDFHVESARTMGAGNVHLKLKISKGEASFEVVAFGQGRWATEFAQTKNLELAVTLSVNQWNGQTALQLMMVDARVEGVQLFNIRGKNAVLPEGVPVLDFAGELPELATSDAVVVKTIPEDITLLKAIFQEQDFSAVYFKNDIDKAYYLTGYGTREQFAKLYKTIYQFPEFDIRYKLKDLATYLNIQQILLIKMIQVFEELGFVTIKDGVMTVNKEAPKREIGESQIYQNLKQTVKDQEMMALGTVQEMYDFLMEKSE, from the coding sequence TTGATAACTCCTACTTATGAATGGCAGTTTGCCCCGCAGGTTGAAGATGCGGATTTTACAAAGATAGCCAAGAAGGCTGGACTGGGTCCTGAGGTGGCTCGGTTATTATTTGAAAGAGGGATTCAGGATGAGGAAAGTCTCAAGAAGTTTTTAGAACCTTCTTTGGAGGACTTACATGACCCCTATCTGCTCCATGATATGGATAAGGCTGTGAAACGGATTCGTCAGGCCATTGAAGAAGGGGAAAACATTCTCATCTATGGAGACTACGATGCGGACGGCATGACTTCAGCTTCGATTATGAAGGAAAGTTTGGAACAGCTTGGCGCCGAGTGCCGTGTTTACCTGCCTAATCGTTTTACCGATGGCTATGGCCCCAATGCTAGTGTTTACAAATACTTTATCGAGCAAGAAGGGATTTCCTTGATTGTGACAGTGGACAATGGAGTTGCAGGGCACGAAGCCATTGAATTGGCCCAGTCTATGGGTGTGGATGTCATTGTGACCGACCACCATTCCATGCCGGAAACTCTTCCTGATGCCTATGCGATTGTTCACCCTGAGCATCCAGATGCGGCCTATCCCTTCAAACAGTTAGCTGGTTGTGGAGTGGCTTTCAAGCTAGCTTGCGCTCTTTTAGAAGAAGTGCAAGTTGAGTTACTAGATTTGGTAGCTATCGGTACCGTTGCAGATATGGTGAGTTTGACAGATGAAAACCGTATTTTGGTTCAATATGGTCTGGAAATGTTGGGACATACTCAGCGCATCGGTCTGCAAGAAATGCTGGACATGGCTGGGATTGCTGCGAATGAAGTGACGGAAGAAACGGTTGGCTTTCAGATTGCCCCTCGTTTAAATGCCTTGGGGCGATTGGATGATCCCAATCCTGCCATTGATTTGCTGACTGGATTTGATGATGAGGAAGCGCATGAGATTGCCCTCATGATTCATCAGAAAAATGAAGAGCGCAAGGAAATCGTTCAGTCAATCTATGAAGAAGCTAAGATTATGGTGGATCCTGAGAAGAAGGTCCAGGTCTTAGCCAAGGAAGGTTGGAATCCTGGAGTTCTAGGTATCGTGGCTGGCCGTTTGTTGGAAGAGCTAGGGCAAACAGTCATCGTTCTCAATATAGAAGACGGTCGTGCCAAGGGTAGTGCTCGTAGTGTGGAAGCAGTCGATATTTTTGAAGCTCTGGATCCCCATCGAGACCTCTTTATCGCCTTTGGCGGCCATGCTGGTGCAGCAGGGATGACACTGGAAGTTGAGAAACTTTCAGATTTATCTCAGGTTTTGGAAGACTATATCCGTGAAAAAGGTGCAGATGCTGTTGGCAAGAACAAGTTAAATCTAGATGAAGAGTTGGACTTGGAGACCCTTAGTTTAGAAACGGTCAAGAACTTTGAACGTTTGGCACCTTTTGGAATGGACAATCAGAAACCTGTCTTTTATATCAAGGATTTTCATGTCGAAAGTGCTCGTACCATGGGAGCAGGAAATGTCCACCTAAAACTAAAAATTTCCAAGGGTGAGGCGAGTTTTGAAGTGGTGGCCTTTGGACAAGGTAGATGGGCAACAGAGTTTGCTCAAACCAAGAATCTAGAATTGGCAGTCACCTTGTCTGTCAACCAATGGAATGGGCAAACTGCCCTCCAGTTGATGATGGTGGATGCGCGTGTGGAGGGTGTTCAACTCTTTAACATTCGTGGGAAGAATGCAGTCTTGCCAGAAGGGGTTCCAGTCTTGGACTTTGCTGGAGAATTACCAGAATTAGCGACCAGTGATGCTGTGGTTGTGAAAACCATTCCTGAAGATATTACCTTGCTGAAGGCCATTTTTCAGGAACAGGATTTCTCTGCTGTCTATTTCAAAAATGACATCGATAAGGCCTACTATCTGACAGGTTACGGGACTAGAGAACAGTTTGCAAAATTGTACAAGACCATTTACCAGTTCCCAGAGTTTGATATTCGCTACAAGCTCAAAGATTTGGCGACTTATCTCAATATCCAACAAATCTTGCTGATCAAGATGATCCAAGTATTTGAAGAGCTGGGATTTGTGACGATCAAAGATGGTGTCATGACAGTCAATAAAGAAGCGCCAAAGAGGGAGATTGGAGAAAGTCAGATATACCAGAATCTCAAACAGACCGTTAAAGACCAAGAAATGATGGCGCTGGGTACCGTGCAAGAAATGTATGATTTTTTAATGGAAAAAAGTGAATAG
- a CDS encoding amino acid ABC transporter ATP-binding protein, whose protein sequence is MALVEFKNVEKYYGDYHALRDINLHFEKGQVVVLLGPSGSGKSTLIRTINGLEAVDKGSLLVNGHQVAGASQKDLVPLRKEVGMVFQHFNLYPHKTVLENVTLAPIKVLGIDKKEAEKIAQKYLEFVNMWDKKDSYPAMLSGGQKQRIAIARGLAMHPELLLFDEPTSALDPETIGDVLAVMQKLAHDGMNMIIVTHEMGFAREVADRIIFMADGEVLVDTTDVDDFFDNPSEPRAQQFLSKIINHESDKVK, encoded by the coding sequence ATGGCTTTAGTAGAATTTAAAAACGTCGAAAAATATTACGGAGACTATCACGCACTCCGCGACATCAATCTCCATTTTGAAAAAGGACAAGTTGTTGTCCTGCTTGGACCTTCCGGTTCTGGGAAGTCCACTCTCATCCGTACGATCAATGGTTTAGAGGCTGTTGACAAAGGAAGTCTCCTAGTCAATGGACACCAAGTAGCAGGTGCTAGCCAGAAAGATCTGGTTCCTCTTCGTAAGGAAGTCGGCATGGTTTTTCAACATTTTAACCTTTATCCACACAAAACAGTGTTAGAAAACGTGACACTTGCACCTATAAAAGTTCTAGGAATTGATAAAAAAGAAGCTGAAAAAATAGCCCAAAAATATCTGGAATTTGTAAACATGTGGGACAAGAAAGATTCCTATCCAGCTATGCTATCTGGTGGTCAAAAACAGCGGATCGCCATTGCTCGTGGTCTTGCCATGCATCCGGAGCTCCTCCTCTTTGATGAGCCAACATCTGCTCTTGACCCTGAAACCATCGGCGATGTTCTAGCAGTTATGCAAAAACTGGCGCATGATGGGATGAACATGATCATCGTTACCCACGAAATGGGATTTGCTCGAGAGGTTGCGGACCGCATTATCTTTATGGCTGACGGAGAAGTTTTGGTGGATACGACAGATGTCGATGACTTTTTCGACAATCCAAGCGAACCTCGTGCCCAACAATTCCTCAGCAAAATTATCAACCACGAAAGTGATAAAGTCAAATAA